The Microbacterium paraoxydans genome includes a window with the following:
- a CDS encoding PucR family transcriptional regulator produces the protein MLRVGDVLALPAVQAGAPTVLVGGPALDAGVRWVHASDSAAVARLLDGGELLLTTGAAWPTNPAALRVLVAELAAVGVCGIVVELGPRMPRVPVAVVEACAASGLALIALGVEVKFVAVTEAVHRALIEAQTVALRERQRLHDLFTTLSLRGAPADLIVSEVARALDAPVHLENPAGEVVAVEALRAAVGEALRQAERGGDRVPVQARGVRWGWLIAAEGPPHPAGRSTVLELGATALAFGCLADGEGAWTVLAHRSLVEDLLGARFAREEDVEVRLRRLGLDLSGGTVSGLVFRTDEDAGTLVARARAAGLSAVGARRGADLVLLLAAGSDALTDAVLAHLSDGAPVTVGPSAEGVRGLLASIRAALDLAARPSGGDVPAVRRVADRPLERLVSALRDDRRLQAHSEQMLEPLVRHDRDRRGDLLAVLAALVAHPGNRSAAAAASHLSRSVFYQRLALIGDLLGADLDDGETLAALHLALLARRREETRPR, from the coding sequence GTGCTGCGTGTCGGGGACGTGCTCGCGCTTCCCGCGGTGCAGGCGGGGGCGCCGACCGTCCTCGTCGGGGGCCCGGCGCTCGACGCCGGGGTGCGGTGGGTCCACGCCTCGGACAGCGCCGCCGTCGCCCGCCTGCTCGACGGCGGCGAGCTGCTGCTCACGACCGGCGCGGCCTGGCCGACGAACCCCGCAGCGCTGCGCGTGCTCGTGGCGGAGCTGGCGGCGGTGGGGGTGTGCGGCATCGTCGTCGAACTCGGCCCGCGGATGCCCCGCGTCCCGGTCGCGGTCGTCGAGGCCTGTGCCGCCTCGGGCCTCGCCCTGATCGCGCTCGGGGTGGAGGTCAAGTTCGTCGCGGTGACCGAGGCCGTGCACCGCGCGCTGATCGAGGCCCAGACCGTGGCGCTCCGCGAGCGTCAGCGCCTGCACGACCTCTTCACCACCCTCAGCCTCCGCGGCGCGCCGGCCGACCTCATCGTGTCCGAGGTCGCCCGCGCGCTCGACGCCCCGGTCCACCTCGAGAATCCGGCGGGGGAGGTCGTGGCGGTCGAAGCGCTCCGCGCCGCGGTCGGCGAGGCCCTCCGCCAGGCGGAGCGGGGCGGCGATCGGGTGCCCGTGCAGGCGCGCGGTGTGCGCTGGGGCTGGCTCATCGCGGCGGAGGGTCCGCCGCACCCCGCCGGTCGGTCCACGGTCCTGGAGCTGGGAGCGACGGCCCTCGCCTTCGGCTGCCTCGCCGATGGGGAGGGGGCGTGGACCGTGCTCGCCCATCGCAGCCTCGTCGAGGATCTTCTCGGTGCGCGGTTCGCCCGCGAGGAAGACGTCGAGGTCCGGCTCCGGAGACTCGGGCTCGACCTCTCGGGCGGGACCGTCTCCGGCCTCGTCTTCCGCACGGACGAGGACGCGGGGACGCTCGTCGCCCGCGCGCGTGCGGCGGGGCTGTCCGCGGTGGGGGCCCGGCGGGGAGCGGACCTGGTCCTGCTCCTGGCCGCCGGATCCGACGCGCTGACCGATGCCGTCCTCGCGCACCTCTCGGACGGCGCGCCCGTGACCGTCGGACCGAGCGCCGAAGGCGTCCGCGGCCTCCTGGCCTCGATCCGCGCCGCGCTCGACCTCGCCGCACGGCCGTCCGGGGGCGACGTGCCGGCGGTCCGCCGCGTCGCCGACCGGCCCCTCGAACGCCTCGTATCCGCTCTGCGCGACGACCGGCGGCTCCAGGCGCACAGCGAGCAGATGCTGGAGCCGCTCGTCCGTCACGACCGGGATCGCCGCGGAGACCTGCTCGCGGTCCTCGCCGCCCTCGTCGCGCACCCCGGCAACCGCTCCGCGGCGGCGGCCGCGAGCCATCTCTCGCGCTCGGTGTTCTATCAGCGCCTCGCGCTCATCGGCGACCTGCTCGGCGCGGATCTGGACGACGGGGAGACCCTCGCCGCCCTGCACCTCGCCCTCCTCGCCCGCCGTCGCGAGGAGACGCGGCCGCGCTGA
- a CDS encoding CoA-acylating methylmalonate-semialdehyde dehydrogenase: MDIVRHVINGTETAEAARRGPVFDPATGAVTKEVALASATEVDAAVAAAAAALPAWRETSLIKRADVFFRLRQLLKERTDELAAIVTSEHGKVLSDAAGEVSRGIENVEFAAGLVHLLKGERSEQVARGVDVHSVKQPVGVVAAITPFNFPVMVPLWMVASAIACGNTVVLKPSEKDPSAAVWLARLFREAGLPDGVLNVVHGDREAVDALLGSPQVQAVSFVGSTPIARSIYGRASAAGKRVQALGGAKNHMVVMPDADIDAAADAAVSAAYGSAGERCMAVSVLVAVGDIADDLVAAVARRIDGLSIGPGTDPASEMGPLITAEHRDRVASYVTEAPGEGATVVVDGTTKPFDGDGFFLGVSLIDDVTPGMRVYDDEIFGPVLSVVRVGSYAEAVALVNANAYGNGTAIFTRDGGTARQYEFDIEVGMVGVNVPIPVPIGAYSFGGWKDSLFGDAHIYGPESVHFYTRSKVVTTRWPDHTPSQIDLGFPSNH, from the coding sequence GTGGACATCGTCCGTCACGTCATCAACGGCACCGAGACCGCCGAGGCGGCGCGCCGCGGCCCCGTCTTCGACCCGGCGACAGGTGCCGTCACGAAAGAGGTCGCACTGGCCTCGGCCACCGAGGTCGACGCCGCGGTGGCCGCCGCTGCTGCCGCCCTGCCGGCGTGGCGGGAGACGAGCCTCATCAAACGCGCCGACGTCTTCTTCCGGCTCCGTCAGCTCCTCAAGGAACGGACGGACGAGCTCGCCGCCATCGTCACGTCCGAGCACGGGAAGGTCCTGTCCGACGCGGCCGGCGAGGTGTCCCGGGGCATCGAGAACGTCGAGTTCGCCGCGGGGCTCGTGCACCTGCTCAAGGGCGAGCGCAGCGAGCAGGTCGCCCGCGGGGTCGACGTGCACTCCGTGAAGCAGCCGGTCGGCGTGGTCGCGGCCATCACCCCGTTCAACTTCCCGGTCATGGTGCCGCTGTGGATGGTCGCCTCCGCCATCGCGTGCGGCAACACCGTCGTCCTCAAGCCCAGCGAGAAGGATCCGTCCGCGGCGGTCTGGCTCGCACGGCTGTTCCGCGAGGCCGGTCTCCCGGACGGCGTCCTCAACGTCGTGCACGGCGACCGGGAGGCCGTCGACGCGCTCCTCGGCTCCCCGCAGGTGCAGGCGGTGAGCTTCGTCGGGTCGACCCCGATCGCCCGCTCGATCTACGGACGGGCGTCCGCCGCCGGGAAGCGGGTGCAGGCGCTCGGCGGCGCGAAGAACCACATGGTCGTAATGCCCGACGCCGACATCGACGCGGCCGCCGACGCCGCCGTCTCCGCGGCCTACGGCTCCGCGGGCGAACGCTGCATGGCGGTGTCCGTGCTCGTGGCGGTGGGCGACATCGCCGACGACCTCGTCGCCGCGGTCGCCCGCCGCATCGACGGCCTCTCGATCGGCCCCGGCACGGACCCGGCGAGCGAGATGGGGCCCCTCATCACTGCGGAGCACCGTGACCGGGTCGCCTCCTACGTCACGGAAGCTCCCGGCGAGGGCGCCACGGTCGTCGTCGACGGCACCACCAAGCCGTTCGACGGCGACGGCTTCTTCCTCGGGGTGAGCCTGATCGACGACGTCACACCCGGCATGCGCGTCTACGACGACGAGATCTTCGGCCCGGTCCTGTCCGTCGTGCGCGTGGGCTCCTACGCGGAGGCGGTCGCGCTCGTCAACGCGAACGCCTACGGCAACGGGACCGCGATCTTCACGCGCGACGGCGGGACGGCGCGGCAGTACGAGTTCGACATCGAGGTCGGCATGGTCGGCGTCAACGTCCCGATCCCGGTGCCCATCGGCGCATACTCGTTCGGCGGGTGGAAGGACTCGCTCTTCGGCGACGCGCACATCTACGGCCCGGAGTCGGTGCACTTCTACACGCGGTCAAAGGTCGTGACGACGCGGTGGCCCGACCACACCCCGTCGCAGATCGACCTCGGCTTCCCGAGCAACCACTGA
- a CDS encoding aspartate aminotransferase family protein, translated as MTTFTDRHGLTFPLPASDAEAQVRADDRAHVFHSWSAQALIDPLPVATGRGSTFWDYEGTAYLDFSSQLVNLNLGHQHPDLVAAIQQQAGRLATIQPSMANDVRGELARLIAEVAPDGFEKVFFTNGGAEANEYAVRMARQATGRRKVLSMYRSYHGSTATAISLTGDPRRWANDVTDTGAVRFFGPYLYRSPFHSETTEQETERALAHLEQTIQLEGPQTIAAIIVETVVGTNGVLLPPPGYLPGVRALCDRYGIVFIADEVMVGFGRLGEWFGIDAFEGRPDLITFAKGVNSGYVPLGGVVISDRIAAAFDTVPFAGGLTYSGHPLACAAGVATFEVFRRDGILERVRDLGERVVGPTLRSWAQSHPSVGEVRGRGLFWAVELVRDQQTREPLVPFNASGADAAPMTAFAAAAKRAGVWPFTHFHRVHIAPPLVIEEAELVRGLAAIEEALAVADGYAVG; from the coding sequence ATGACGACCTTCACCGACCGCCACGGACTCACCTTCCCGCTCCCCGCCTCGGACGCCGAGGCGCAGGTGCGCGCCGACGACCGCGCCCATGTCTTCCACTCCTGGAGCGCGCAGGCGCTGATCGACCCGCTGCCGGTCGCCACCGGTCGGGGCTCGACGTTCTGGGACTACGAGGGCACCGCCTACCTCGACTTCTCCAGCCAGCTGGTGAACCTCAACCTCGGCCACCAGCACCCGGACCTCGTCGCCGCGATCCAGCAGCAGGCCGGGCGGCTCGCGACCATCCAGCCGTCGATGGCCAACGATGTGCGCGGGGAGCTCGCCCGTCTCATCGCCGAGGTCGCTCCCGACGGGTTCGAGAAGGTGTTCTTCACGAATGGCGGCGCGGAGGCGAACGAGTACGCGGTGCGCATGGCCCGGCAGGCCACGGGCCGCCGGAAGGTGCTGTCGATGTACCGCAGCTACCACGGCTCGACCGCGACCGCGATCTCCCTCACCGGCGACCCGCGCCGCTGGGCGAACGACGTCACGGACACCGGGGCCGTGCGGTTCTTCGGACCGTACCTCTACCGCTCCCCGTTCCACAGCGAGACGACCGAGCAGGAGACGGAGCGCGCCCTCGCGCATCTGGAGCAGACCATCCAGCTCGAGGGACCGCAGACCATCGCCGCGATCATCGTCGAGACGGTCGTCGGCACCAACGGCGTGCTGCTTCCGCCGCCCGGCTATCTGCCCGGGGTACGCGCGCTCTGCGATCGCTACGGGATCGTCTTCATCGCGGACGAGGTGATGGTGGGATTCGGCCGGCTCGGCGAGTGGTTCGGGATCGATGCCTTCGAGGGCCGCCCCGACCTGATCACCTTCGCGAAGGGCGTGAACTCGGGCTACGTGCCCCTCGGCGGCGTCGTGATCTCCGACCGCATCGCGGCGGCCTTCGACACCGTCCCGTTCGCGGGCGGACTGACGTACTCCGGGCACCCTCTCGCCTGCGCGGCCGGTGTGGCCACGTTCGAGGTGTTCCGCCGCGACGGCATCCTGGAACGGGTGCGCGACCTCGGCGAGCGGGTCGTCGGTCCGACCCTGCGCTCGTGGGCGCAGTCGCATCCGAGCGTGGGCGAGGTGCGCGGTCGCGGGCTGTTCTGGGCGGTGGAGCTCGTGCGGGATCAGCAGACCAGGGAGCCGCTGGTGCCGTTCAACGCGAGCGGTGCCGACGCCGCCCCGATGACGGCGTTCGCCGCCGCCGCGAAGCGGGCAGGGGTCTGGCCTTTCACGCACTTCCACCGCGTGCACATCGCTCCGCCGCTGGTGATCGAGGAGGCGGAGCTGGTGCGGGGGTTGGCAGCGATCGAGGAGGCGCTGGCGGTCGCCGACGGGTACGCGGTCGGCTGA
- a CDS encoding metal-sensitive transcriptional regulator: MIEDIKKRALHRTSILEGQMRGVARMIENEEYCMDIITQSRAIQRSLESLNRLLLENHLRTHVTHMFEDGGEERDKAVGELLKAFDFDRK, translated from the coding sequence GTGATCGAAGACATCAAGAAGCGCGCCCTGCACCGCACCAGCATCCTCGAGGGTCAGATGCGCGGCGTCGCGCGGATGATCGAGAACGAGGAGTACTGCATGGACATCATCACGCAGTCCCGCGCGATCCAGCGCTCCCTCGAGTCGCTCAACCGTCTGCTGCTGGAGAACCACCTGCGCACGCACGTCACCCACATGTTCGAGGACGGTGGCGAGGAGCGCGACAAGGCCGTCGGCGAGCTCCTCAAGGCGTTCGACTTCGACCGCAAGTAG
- a CDS encoding DUF445 domain-containing protein yields the protein MPRTPTTLLSVADQERRRALRRMKAVALGALIFMALAFVVAFAFQERVGGLAYVRAAAEGGMVGALADWFAVTALFRRPLGLPIPHTAIIPNRKDEIGRTLGEFVETNFLAADVVRTKLTSTAIALRAGEWLRETPHAERVAAEGATVATAVLNALSDDDVRDLLADLAREHLVAPEWGPPAGAWLEKIVEAEAHHGAVDLAVDSIGRWLDANAASFTGLVSRRLPGWMPKIAHRLIDDTVYNEAVKFVRAVQADPRHPARLAIDGYLSRLADALQNDPATREKLENAKAALFDSPRVGALAAEAWNTAKNGLLTSLADPESGLRRRAVQALQEVGERLTTDAALQSRVDTWVSDAAVFLVDRYRHDIASIITDTVERWDPAETTEKIELMVGRDLQYIRLNGTVVGALAGLAIFTVAHALIPGV from the coding sequence ATGCCGCGAACACCCACGACGCTGCTCTCCGTCGCCGACCAGGAGCGCCGGCGCGCGCTGCGGCGGATGAAGGCCGTCGCGCTCGGGGCGCTGATCTTCATGGCCCTCGCCTTCGTCGTCGCCTTCGCGTTCCAGGAGCGGGTCGGCGGGCTCGCGTACGTCCGCGCCGCGGCGGAGGGCGGCATGGTCGGCGCGCTGGCGGACTGGTTCGCGGTGACCGCGCTGTTCCGCCGTCCGCTCGGCCTGCCCATCCCGCACACCGCGATCATCCCGAACCGCAAGGACGAGATCGGCCGCACGCTGGGCGAGTTCGTGGAGACGAACTTCCTCGCCGCCGACGTCGTGCGCACCAAGCTGACCAGCACCGCGATCGCTCTCCGCGCCGGGGAGTGGCTCCGGGAGACCCCGCATGCCGAGCGCGTGGCGGCCGAGGGGGCGACGGTCGCGACGGCCGTGCTGAACGCCCTGAGCGACGACGACGTGCGCGATCTCCTCGCCGACCTCGCGCGCGAGCATCTCGTCGCGCCGGAGTGGGGGCCGCCCGCCGGAGCGTGGCTGGAGAAGATCGTGGAGGCGGAGGCGCACCACGGTGCCGTCGACCTCGCGGTGGACAGCATCGGGCGATGGCTCGACGCCAACGCGGCCTCCTTCACCGGACTCGTCTCCCGGCGCCTCCCCGGATGGATGCCGAAGATCGCGCACCGCCTCATCGACGACACGGTGTACAACGAGGCGGTCAAGTTCGTCCGCGCCGTGCAGGCCGACCCGCGGCATCCGGCCCGCCTCGCGATCGACGGGTACCTGTCCCGCCTCGCGGACGCCCTGCAGAACGATCCCGCGACGCGCGAGAAGCTGGAGAACGCCAAGGCCGCGCTCTTCGACAGCCCGCGCGTCGGCGCCCTCGCCGCAGAGGCGTGGAACACCGCCAAGAACGGACTCCTCACCTCCCTCGCCGACCCGGAGAGCGGGCTGCGCCGTCGCGCCGTGCAGGCGCTGCAGGAGGTCGGCGAGCGGCTCACGACCGACGCCGCCCTGCAGAGCCGCGTCGACACGTGGGTCTCCGATGCGGCTGTCTTCCTCGTCGACCGGTACCGGCACGACATCGCCTCGATCATCACCGACACCGTGGAGCGCTGGGATCCCGCCGAGACCACCGAGAAGATCGAGCTCATGGTCGGCCGCGACCTGCAGTACATCCGCCTCAACGGCACCGTCGTCGGCGCCCTCGCCGGCCTCGCGATCTTCACCGTCGCCCACGCCCTGATCCCGGGAGTCTGA
- a CDS encoding agmatinase family protein: protein MALSHDPLWPRAGAWPAFEGTADAVLLGVPTWRTSLSPTGAHATPAAIREALPRYGTTVLGPPTIDLDEVLRIADAGDVPEPDGDAGEARTIERVRELADASDLVIALGGDNSLTYPVALGARATGLITFDAHFDLRDGVSNGTPVRRLVEDVPAAAGVPTARVDPTRIVQIGLADFANSAAYARRAADWGIRVITLDDVRRRGIADVVAEAVEVAGAGDGARVHLDIDVDVCDRAVAPGCPASVPGGLAAWELRALTRAVAADPRVVSADIAEVDATADAEDARTVRLAALCVLELLAGLAAR, encoded by the coding sequence ATGGCGCTGTCCCACGATCCGCTCTGGCCGCGTGCCGGCGCCTGGCCCGCGTTCGAGGGCACAGCCGATGCGGTGCTCCTCGGCGTCCCGACCTGGCGCACCTCTCTGTCCCCGACCGGGGCGCACGCGACTCCGGCCGCGATCCGCGAGGCGCTCCCCCGCTACGGCACGACGGTCCTCGGCCCACCGACGATCGATCTGGACGAGGTGCTCCGCATCGCGGACGCCGGGGACGTGCCGGAGCCGGACGGCGACGCGGGAGAGGCGCGGACGATCGAGCGGGTCCGGGAGCTGGCGGACGCCTCAGACCTCGTCATCGCCCTCGGCGGCGACAACTCCCTCACCTACCCGGTCGCGCTCGGCGCCCGGGCGACGGGCCTGATCACGTTCGACGCCCACTTCGACCTGCGCGACGGCGTCTCCAACGGCACCCCGGTGCGGCGACTCGTCGAGGACGTCCCCGCCGCGGCAGGCGTCCCGACGGCCCGCGTCGACCCCACCCGCATCGTGCAGATCGGCCTCGCCGACTTCGCGAACTCCGCCGCCTACGCCCGGCGCGCGGCGGACTGGGGCATCCGGGTCATCACCCTCGACGACGTGCGCCGTCGCGGCATCGCCGATGTCGTGGCCGAGGCGGTCGAGGTCGCGGGCGCGGGCGACGGCGCCCGGGTACACCTCGACATCGACGTGGACGTCTGCGACCGCGCGGTCGCACCCGGCTGCCCGGCCAGCGTCCCCGGAGGCCTGGCGGCGTGGGAGCTGCGCGCCCTCACCCGGGCGGTCGCCGCTGATCCGCGGGTCGTGAGCGCCGACATCGCCGAGGTCGACGCGACCGCGGACGCGGAGGACGCCCGCACCGTGCGACTCGCTGCCCTCTGCGTGCTCGAGCTGCTCGCCGGCCTCGCGGCTCGCTAG
- the hutI gene encoding imidazolonepropionase has translation MTTTLISGIGELTTNVAAGGDPTGTLREAAVLIDGARIAWVGSSATAPAADEVVDAGGRAVIPGFVDSHSHLVCGGDRAAEFEARMAGQPYAAGGIRSTVQATRAATDDELRARLHGFVEELRTQGTTTVEIKSGYGLAVAEEERLVRLAAEVTPEVTFLGAHVVPVEYADDPDAYVDLVVGPMLDACAPHSRWIDVFCETGAFTVAQSRRILEAGITRGLAPRVHASQLGPGDGVRMAVELGAASVDHGTYLTDADIAALAASDTVLTLLPGVEFSTRQPYPDARRLLDAGVTVALACDTNPGSSFTSSMAFCIAIAVRDMGMTTAEAVWAATAGGARALRRDDIGRIAPGARADLVLLDAPSRVHLAYRPGVPLVQRVWKDGLAVV, from the coding sequence GTGACGACGACGCTCATCTCCGGGATCGGGGAGCTGACGACCAACGTCGCCGCCGGGGGCGACCCGACCGGCACGCTCCGCGAGGCGGCCGTGCTGATCGACGGCGCGCGGATCGCGTGGGTGGGCTCGTCCGCCACGGCTCCCGCGGCCGATGAGGTCGTCGACGCCGGGGGTCGGGCCGTGATCCCCGGATTCGTCGACAGCCACAGCCACCTCGTCTGCGGCGGCGATCGGGCGGCGGAGTTCGAGGCGCGCATGGCGGGGCAGCCGTACGCCGCCGGCGGCATCCGCTCGACGGTGCAGGCGACGCGGGCGGCGACCGACGACGAGCTCCGCGCCCGACTGCACGGGTTCGTCGAGGAGCTGCGGACGCAGGGCACCACCACGGTCGAGATCAAGAGCGGCTACGGTCTCGCCGTCGCGGAGGAGGAGCGCCTCGTGCGCCTCGCCGCCGAGGTGACGCCGGAGGTCACGTTCCTCGGTGCGCACGTGGTCCCGGTCGAGTATGCCGACGATCCCGATGCCTATGTCGACCTCGTGGTGGGGCCGATGCTCGACGCCTGCGCCCCGCACTCCCGGTGGATCGACGTCTTCTGCGAGACCGGCGCCTTCACGGTGGCGCAGTCACGGCGGATCCTGGAGGCGGGCATCACCCGGGGTCTCGCTCCTCGGGTGCATGCGAGCCAGCTCGGTCCGGGCGACGGTGTGCGGATGGCGGTCGAACTGGGGGCGGCATCGGTGGATCACGGCACCTACCTCACCGACGCGGACATCGCCGCGCTCGCCGCATCGGACACGGTGCTCACGCTGCTGCCCGGCGTGGAGTTCTCCACGCGCCAGCCCTATCCGGATGCGCGCAGACTCCTCGACGCGGGCGTGACGGTCGCGCTGGCGTGCGACACGAACCCGGGGTCCAGCTTCACATCGTCCATGGCCTTCTGCATCGCCATCGCCGTGCGGGACATGGGTATGACCACGGCGGAGGCGGTCTGGGCCGCCACCGCCGGTGGGGCGCGGGCACTCCGGCGCGACGACATCGGCCGGATCGCCCCCGGCGCGCGCGCCGACCTCGTGCTGCTCGACGCCCCCTCCCGCGTGCATCTGGCGTATCGCCCGGGTGTGCCGCTGGTGCAGCGCGTCTGGAAGGATGGCCTCGCGGTCGTGTGA
- the hutU gene encoding urocanate hydratase, translated as MTEENAARTVRAARGAERTAKSWGAEAAKRMLMNNLDPEVAEHPEDLVVYGGTGKAARSWAAYEAIVRTLDELEPDETLLVQSGKPVGVFRTHEWAPRVLIANSNLVGDWATWPEFRRLEELGLTMYGQMTAGSWIYIGTQGILQGTYETFAAVARSLGRDSLRGTLTLTAGAGGMGGAQPLAVTLNEGAVLIVDVDETRLARRVEHRYLDEYTTDLDAAVARVVAAKEAGHALSVGVVGNAAEIFPELLRRGVPIDVVTDQTSAHDPLAYLPIGVDVARWKEEAARDPEEFTRRSRESMAAHVAAMVGFQDAGAAVFDYGNSIRAEAQLGGFDRAFAFPGFVPAYIRPQFEEGRGPFRWVALSGDPEDIFKTDRAIAELFPEDTALHRWLDKAGSAVHFEGLPARICWLGYQERHLAGLKFNEMVASGELSAPIVIGRDHLDSGSVASPYRETEAMKDGSDAIADWPLLNALLNTASGASWVSLHHGGGVGIGRSIHAGQVTVADGSALAAEKLARVLTNDPGTGVMRHVDAGYDHAKEVARDRGLKVPML; from the coding sequence ATGACTGAGGAGAACGCAGCGCGCACGGTACGCGCAGCCCGCGGTGCCGAGCGCACCGCCAAGAGCTGGGGCGCCGAGGCGGCCAAGCGCATGCTCATGAACAACCTCGATCCCGAGGTCGCCGAGCACCCCGAAGACCTGGTGGTCTACGGGGGGACGGGCAAGGCGGCACGCAGCTGGGCGGCGTACGAGGCGATCGTCCGCACGCTCGACGAGCTGGAGCCGGATGAGACGCTGCTCGTCCAGTCCGGCAAGCCGGTGGGCGTGTTCCGCACCCACGAGTGGGCGCCGCGCGTGCTCATCGCCAACTCGAACCTCGTCGGCGACTGGGCGACCTGGCCGGAGTTCCGCCGTCTGGAGGAGCTGGGACTGACCATGTACGGCCAGATGACCGCGGGCTCCTGGATCTACATCGGCACGCAGGGCATCCTGCAGGGGACGTACGAGACGTTCGCCGCGGTCGCCCGTTCGCTCGGGCGCGATTCTCTGCGGGGGACGCTGACACTGACGGCCGGTGCGGGCGGGATGGGCGGGGCGCAGCCCCTCGCCGTGACCCTCAACGAGGGCGCGGTCCTGATCGTGGACGTCGACGAGACGCGGCTGGCCCGCCGTGTGGAGCATCGGTACCTCGACGAGTACACCACCGACCTCGATGCGGCGGTGGCCCGGGTCGTCGCGGCGAAGGAGGCCGGTCACGCCCTCTCGGTCGGCGTCGTGGGCAATGCCGCGGAGATCTTCCCCGAGCTCCTGCGCCGGGGCGTGCCGATCGACGTGGTCACCGACCAGACCAGCGCCCACGACCCCCTCGCGTACCTGCCGATCGGTGTCGACGTGGCCCGGTGGAAGGAGGAGGCGGCGCGCGATCCCGAGGAGTTCACCCGGCGGTCGAGGGAGTCCATGGCCGCCCACGTCGCCGCGATGGTCGGCTTCCAGGACGCGGGGGCGGCGGTCTTCGACTACGGCAACTCGATCCGCGCGGAGGCGCAGCTCGGCGGCTTCGACCGGGCGTTCGCGTTCCCCGGATTCGTCCCCGCCTACATCCGCCCGCAGTTCGAGGAAGGGCGAGGACCGTTCCGCTGGGTGGCGCTGTCCGGAGACCCGGAGGACATCTTCAAGACGGACCGCGCGATCGCTGAGCTCTTCCCCGAGGACACCGCCCTGCACCGCTGGCTCGACAAGGCGGGGTCGGCCGTCCACTTCGAGGGCCTGCCGGCGCGTATCTGCTGGCTCGGCTACCAGGAGCGGCACCTCGCCGGACTCAAGTTCAACGAGATGGTCGCCTCGGGAGAACTGTCCGCGCCGATCGTCATCGGCCGCGACCACCTCGACTCCGGTTCCGTCGCGTCGCCGTACCGCGAGACCGAGGCGATGAAGGACGGTTCCGACGCGATCGCCGACTGGCCGCTGCTCAACGCCCTCCTCAACACCGCCTCCGGGGCGTCGTGGGTGTCGCTGCACCACGGCGGCGGGGTGGGGATCGGACGCTCGATCCACGCCGGGCAGGTCACGGTGGCGGACGGTTCGGCCCTCGCGGCGGAGAAGCTCGCCCGGGTGCTGACGAACGACCCCGGCACCGGTGTCATGCGACACGTGGACGCCGGGTACGACCACGCCAAGGAGGTCGCCCGCGACCGCGGACTGAAGGTGCCGATGCTGTGA